The DNA window ACACAACCTTTGCCCATATCTAGTTCATCACACAAACTTTCACCAAGTTCACCAACTTTGAACACAATAATTGTGTAGTTGAGAAATAAAATTGTGTGGAACAAAAATAAGCAAAAGTTTGTAGCATATTTTATGATAATTAACCCTAAAAAGATTATAACTAATTAAACACCGTAAAAatgtaagaaataaaaaaatctagAGTTTTTTACCTTTCCAAAAGGTGACACTAACTGCTGGAGCGCAGTTACTCGGTCCCCTAGCTTCTCTTTTCGGACCTATTGAGGAAAGTCGAAATTTTATCACTCCATTTCTAACactaattctattttatttctttgatAAGAAAAAACAAACTTACCTTAAAAGTTGGCATTGGCGATGGAGTTTCGATTCTTACACGCTTGAATGCTTGTTCATTACCATCTTTCGTCGCCGCAGCGTCTGCATCCGCTGCCTTTCGAGTTGCATTCTAGATATATACAaaaattgttatttcttaaattAGGTTAAGTGTAGAAGACTAAACCTATAAAAACACAGACACTTTATTATTAATAAAGCTAAGGTTTGGGGTGGATAATTTTGACTACTAAATTGGACACCAAGTATTAAATTCATGCCAGAATCAAGCTAGACCTATTGATTCACTGACCTTTGAAGCGAAGCTCTGGTAATTCCGTTTGGGTTTGGTAAGAGCTGAAGGAATAAGCTGCGGTGTGGAGGAAGGCAGGAAGCTCGCCCGGACTTGGCCAGAAGAGGCAGCCGTGGCATTCCAGAAAGCAGTGTTGTTGATGAAGTGAAAATTGTTAGCAATCTGCTGTTTCGGAAAAGAGGGCCTCAAATTAGGAGGCGGCGACCAAGAGTTTTCCACCAGAGGCTGAGAATCGGCGTCGTATTCAGCTGAATACGACGCCGTACTCAGCGGAAAAGTGGTCGGCGGCAGCGGTTGGCAATTTGCGACGGAATGAGTATTGATGGGTTGAAGCATGTGAGAATAATTTTGTTGTGATCTTGCGCTGTCATGGCTGCAACAAGACAAGGAGATAAGTGTGAGTTTGATTGATCAACTTGCTTCGCCTTTACCATATTGTTACAAATGAAACAAGTCCAAAAATACCAGCTTTTTTTAGGTCGAattattccatcaaattatataattatgcGAGAAATTCATACATCAAATGAAATTAAGTGAGAAATTCTTACATCAAATCTTGATTCCAATATTCATCGGCCATCATATGAAAAGTTGAATGAATCGGCTTGGGAGCTTCTTGGAGGACGACGGAGCTGCCGCCGTCTGAGGCGGAGTCATCGCTGATGGAATTTGTGGTTTTAGGGTTCAGCCAGGCGGAGTCGTTGACCGCGACGGAGCAAGGGGATGAAGCGAAGAGATTTCTTGGTGAGTTCCACCAATTTCCTCCACAAACTACCGATTGGAATTCCTCTTCCATGATTTTGATTCTTGTGATTTCCACTTTGCTTCTTTCTCTTCAACTTTTGTGTAGCTTACTAGGAAATCACAAGTTTTGATTTTGATGGAATGTGAAAGTGGATTTTCATGGATattgttgtatatatatgtgcgCTCGCGCTAGGtcacatttttttctatttggaataataaaaaaatatataaacaaaagaAAGGGTGCAATGGATTAAGGAATGTGGTTGACAATGGAATAGATGGTGAATACAAAATACTATTTGAGGGGACGGGGGTGATGAATTATgagacaactaaaaaaaatttatacaaaaaaataattttgggtAGAAATAACCTCTTTTTCGTATGCAATGATTattaatagttttatttttgcAATGTCCCCACTGTTTGATTATTGTGTTtagttttttaaatttatgcgaacgatttaaacattttttatggGTCGCTTATGAACAAAGGAATATGGTTTGATGGGGGTACTAATGTCTCCACCTTACTCACTCGTTAAGAAAATTCTATGGCCGAAATTGGTTTTAGGGGCGAATAtgtaaagtcacttaatttataggGAATTAACTAACTTAAAGAATATGAAATACAATGAAATTTTCAAACTGTTATAAGagattactccatccgtcccacagtaattaatgtcatttttattatgggcacgagttttaagaaatgtaaaaaaaagttggttgaaaaagttagaggaatgtgagactcatttttttatattgattttataataaaatgtgagtaaagtgagtaagtggaatgtgagacctacttaccatttatgataaaaatgaagtgtgacaactATTGTGAGACAGACTGAAATTTAAAATAGTTACAGTTATTGCAGGATAGAGGGAGAACATTTCAGTGTCATGGTGAACTAACATGCAGATGCATCCATGattaattctattaatttaatatttcctTTTATCTTATTACTATAAgtgattgattttatttttcggGTTATTCACTCCGGGGTAACTAATGTCTCCACCTTTATCCATCGTAGATAGATTTGCaatctaatttaatttattctcccTACATCCATCAAAAAGTAGTTAGGATATAGCATAATTTCAATGTGAATTTGGTAAGgaggaaaaataattaaagtatgagaaaaaattgaataaaataaaacaataaattggaagaaataaattttcaatatacacaaattttaatatataattagtaaaatgagagagagaaaatagtttaaATAGTGTTAGCAGAAAGTGAactttaatttttcattttttatggttaaatgaacataaattcaAAAACCGCATCACGGAGGACTCAAACCCGAGACCTTTGGCCTCAGGCAGAGAACTTTACATTATTAGGAGTGTAGtgtagtggtataagttgtaataAAATGATGTGGAAATGTAATTTGTTGTTTAAgtattctaaaattagaaagcttatactcccccgtcccggactacttgcacttatttcctttctgggcgtcccaagttatttgcactctttccatttttagtaaaaattatcacctacagccgcaattgttgactttgatatacactcattccttaatctccgtgccgaaaagaaaatgTGCGaatagtccgggacggagggagtatttttcagGGACAAATTAATAATGAAATAGTTAATAATTTTTAGGGACTTAAACTAATAATGAAAtagttaatactccctctgtccattAAATATGACCTactttcttttttggtttgtCACATCCAAAATGACCCAttactataaatgaaaatatttttatctctactttatcccccctctcttactttactctctcctctTAACACATAAATAAAACTGTATAAAACtctgtgccgcccaaggaaggggtcatcttccttgggacgaatggagtacttTTTAGGACTTAAATTAATAATGAAATAGTAGTTGATAAGGACCGAAGGTGTATTATTTTTTGATAGAGAAGTATATCTGTAAGCAACAGACCAATAAAATACGAAAtgagaaaagataaatgtacataaattgtaCACGTGCATAATAtccttaaaattttaaaatatattgaatttaattaaaaattaattttgttatttgttgtattatatgtagcaataagaaagaataagaaagaagtgatatagaaattttatgttaaatTGTAACAtgggttttttttaaaaatatacaaatatttaagttaaaattttaatttttttcaagtgTGGTAAAATGATTAGTAAAcagattaatatttataaattaatttttaatataaaatattaaaaaagttCGATTATAACCGTACATAATTGTACAAATATCACTAACCAATAGGAAATAGcagagtaaaaaaaaaaccgaaaatgACGCCACTGTAACGTAGGAATGACATGGTACGCTAAAAGACAACGGAAGCACGTGGCAGTCGGCGGTGGGAAAATGCGTCAATTCCATATCATACGAAACTGTGTAATGATGACTGTTGAAATCAATAGGTCTGGTCCACAATTTATCTTCAACCATTTCTAtccattttccattttataAACCCTCATCTTATTAttctaaatcatttttaattatcttatttataaTATCTCAAATCTAGAAAATATCGTGCTAATCTCTCACGCATCTATCGGTATACCTTTTTACAAATATTAGTACTCCGTACATCTTTAAACGTGAAAAAATTTAGTGATAAACTTTTATGTCGCCTTCAACTTTATAATTCCATTATTTATCGATTTTAttcttgtttctattttatctttactctatatatttatttcttaatctacaacCTAAAAAACGTTTTAATACAACTAGAATAGAGAAAGTTATACACATTTGTCcttaaaaaataatctcatttatGGATGAATAGTTCAATTGTGAAATTTGtaaaatttgagagaaagaaCAAAGGATAGACAAAGTACTaggtgataaaaaaaaagaattgagaGGAAATTTCCACAATTAGAAAGTTGACTTAATTTTGAACGACATGtaataagaaaaatgagattatttttcgtTTAGAAGAAGTATGCAAATGATAGCGGACATTTAAGCCTGAAGAAGGAAGTGATAAAGGACATTTGGTTTCTATATTTGATAAGTTAATAGCCTCAATCTATTTTTAATTGCGAATTTGGTAAACATACTAGTCTCAGTGAATGACCGACTAATTAATTATCTGTTATGAATTACTAACAATTAATTAACCAATAAGAATGGATATCCGTTCCGTTCGAggttaactaactaaataagcATCCTTGAATCTTGGTTAtatgattaaaattttatactattCGTTTATGTTGTAAAGTTGATCCTAGTTTATGGTGAGctcattaattttttatacgTGCACTCTCTTCATATTGAGATAAGGCAATCATGGACACATAACATTAATTTATAAGATAAAAAGTAgagtaaatgtcaaaattggtcctgaacatatgctcattttatcattttggtcctaaactttatcttttgaattttttggtcatggacatttcaaatcggatcacaattggccCTCCGTcaacaattccgttaatatttaacggtcaatgattttaatcacaattttgaccaacttaaacaatttttaattatttaatcatcaaaattattttttaaataaaatcataaattatttattagaaataattaaataatttttaaataattaaattatttattccaacgtaaacaatttttaaataacaaaattatttatgattttatttaaaaaaataattttgatgattaaataattaaacattatttaagttggtcaaaattgtgtttatcataaaaaaatcataaattatttattacaacttaaacaatttttaaataattaaattatttatgattttatttaaaaataataattttgatgattaaataattaaaaattgtttaagttgttcaaaattgtgtttatcataaaaaaatcataaattatttattacaacttaaacaatttttaaataatcaaattatttatgattttatttaaaaaaatatttttgatgattaaataattaaaaattgtttaagttggtcaaaattttGATTAcaatcgttgaccgttaaatattaacagaattgttaacggaggaccaattgtgatccgatttgaaatgtccaggaccaaaaaattcaaaagataatgtttaggaccaaaatgataaaatgtgcatatgttcaggaccaattttggcctttactctaaaaAGTAATCCCCACCCAAGTTATCAAGCAATAATTCAACGGTAGGTGAAAGCTTAGAAAGGCATTTATGCTTGCATTCTCCATTACTAGTTAATTTAACAAGGGTCTTAAAGATACAAGGTTTCCACATGTGACTAAATCACCATTACAtcataattttcttttaataaaaagtaaatttgCACTAATTAGATGCTATGTTGCACTTAATTTTAATTGACTTTAAAGTTTAAAGAGTTTGAAATTTGTTAAACCGGTTTTCCACCCAAAAGTAAAGTCTTTGCAAGTCGTACTCAGTTGACTTGTTGACTTATAACTGCGTGCATTTTTGCCTAAAGATTTGGCGTGTGGGATCACATGTTCAAATTGACCCCTTGcttattgattaatttattttacctATTAGTATGAAGTATTAATGggtaatactaataatattgaCATTTTGTTGTGATAATTAATGGTGACATACTAAATACATCACACCATAGAGCAAGTTTGATTTGTTGTTTTCAATACAAAATAAGGCTGAATTCATGGGCCTACATACAGTGGCGGATCCATGATCCGGAAatggagggggcggaatatatagtattagcttggtttagtgcggacatggctatttttttattgtttgggGCGTCGCCGGAggcaaacggagggggcggacatgGTAAATTTACATCTCGATAAGGGAAAAATAGTcgcacggagggggcgaccgccccctcctgcccccccCAAGATCCGCCACTGCCTACATATATACAGAGAATTCACATAAGataatatttattcattttggtTTAGGTCAAATTTAGGAATCACGGAGTTGAGAGATGTGTTGGAACAACTCATTATTCCATTCTCTCTTTTCTTAATAGTTTGGTGCTTCTAGTAATAGGTATAATAAGTCAagtttaaatattaaatatcatCACAAATCGCTTCTTTTAGAATAATTTTGAAGATGAACTACAATTATGGAACAACTTTGGAACACAAAAATGTTTATTAGTTGGATGTACATGAACATCATTATCTAATTTATCTTAGCATTCATAAAGCAACGTTTAAAGACTACGATAGTTGATATTCACCTACTTTgttgataatattatttatggagtactacattgacatggattttaattgttttgtaattgtaattgtaatttaACTTTTATGGCGGGTCGTCCCCATTATTGTTGGGCCGGGTATGGATTAATAGGCAATTGATAGATTTATTCTTAATCTGTAAAACCAACTTATTATAATTTTCTCATTCTTTGTTttaatatcatatttaaattttatattttaattatgcgCGACATATGTAATACAAATGCATCATACGCTAAACCTTATCCTACATTTGTTCTCAAACCACCtttaattatacatatatatgctGTATGTCGCTTTATTTTGAAGTCTATTTTGTCATGAAAATGTTGTAGGCGATCAATAGACACCACTCAAAAGTACTCATTGACTTTgagttttctttctttcttttgattGCTTTTCTTAGATTGTACTATTCTTCTAGTCAATTTTGACAATTGCACTAATGCACTAAAGATATATAAACATCTTCAACTAATCATATATTTACATATTCAACCTTATGGTCAGCAAAAAAACGTTTGAAGCCGTGTAGCTTTTTATAGAAATACATATTATAAAAAGTTGACTCCAAGTAATCCAAGGTTGGTGAAGCTGCTCTCCTCTAAACCTACACCATTAGTTATGTGGCCAAAggaatattgaaattttttaggAGTACTCCcttccgtccgtgaataggagtcccgtttttccattttagtccgtcagCGAATATGAGTcctggttcacttttactataaatggtaatagggtcacaccttccactaactcattcgactcatatttcatttaaaactaatatatacaagtgagactcctattccactaacttcttttcacacacttttcttaacatttcttaaaactcatgtcgctAAAAAttgggactcctaatggtggacggagggagtattagttaatAATTCAGATTTGAAGTTACTTTTTATGACTAGGCTAAGACGACGTGGGCTAAGTactttatttaggttttttattattagttaaCAAAATGGGAAAATTGATGGGCTAGTTTTTTATAAGATCGATCCCAACCCCTTGAATCTTGAGCTAAGATTATTTATTATAGAAATTACACGAGCCATATAACCCATCATACAAGGTGGGAAGCATTGGTCCATTACTAaatcgcagacattattaatcTATTTGTGGATTCAAATACTTTTTCCCTTTTGagcccttaattatttctttagGCCTTGTGCAATCGCCAATCCAACACAGATCTAAAATTGctcatatttcaaaatttggTTTGGCTTAAGCATGAGAATGTAAGCATATATAGGTATATGACTAGGTGCTATAATATATGATTGTCAAAtattttctcggttttcgtatAAATCtacattttgtgatgtgtacatatGAATAGCAATGTGAACATATGGTATTGTATCTCCATCAATGAGAATGACAACTGTCCTATACCAACAATTAAGATAAATAGATCATTCAAAAGGTTTATTTTGAATCATTTTGAATGTTAATCGGCTGCAGATGTAGctttagtgaattaaattttCCCATACTCTATAAAATTGGCGTTTAAGTACATCAATTTTAATGTAttccaatattttttttgaCGAATTCGCGCTTAGCTAAATTGATATTTACACGACACCAGAATTTTATGCcatgtaattttaatttggcccaaatttaaattattaaatggAATATTGGATTTCACAAATAGTTGTGGATTAGCAATACAAAAAACGAGTTTTATCGACAGACAAATTTACCAGTGGATAGCGTTAATACAATCAGACTTTTATTTGCTGGTAAAACGTGCTTTTTTTTATAGTGCGCAACAATTAtgcagtatatatatatttttttattataattaacataTTGTGTTGTAGCAATTAATAGtacatatttataaatttcattactaatatttatttttactgaTGTATGCATGTGTAGTGTTGAGACTTCCATATAAATTGGAGTCATGCTAAATATTAAAACTATTCATGAATTATTAGCACAGGAAGTTATAAAGTTTTCTATCTATTTATTCAATAATGCTCAGATGTGCtaatatcaaatttaatcaTCCACcgaatttcttcttctttttttttaattctgctCCATCATAACCTGTGATGCAGTGAATGGAGTTGGGTGTTACTTAAATACCGGCTGGGCTTTAATATTTTCGATTGTTGCCCAATAACTGAATTGATATTCAACTGGGATAAATTTATATCCTTGTTCAAGTTCGTCTTTGTTTTGGTTTGGTTCAAGCAATGAGATTTCGAATTCTTTATAATTAATCGAAATGTTAGCCTTTTTTTAATTAGAAGAAATAGCCATATATACTGACTGGCATGGTTCAATGCAAAAAACCACATTGTTATAAGCAAATATGAGTGTATATATACGAAGGcttaatttcattaattattaaattttattgtctcaaaatgaataaaattatatatcCCGTCATTTAAGGCTTTCCGTAAATATTCCTACCACATTCATTCAATCCTACAAAAGTAGGAATACTACCGAACTAATTAAAATGCTTAAATCATTGGTTTGTTATTTGTTGTGTCGTCTTGTTCATTTTATGTATACGTTGTTGGTTGTATTGTATTTATTCTGCTGACGTTTAAACTCGTCCCTTCAAAAAGGCATTTTTGTTATAAAAACACAAGTCTCTGTTGGATACCTCTAAAAATTGTTTTTGTGAACAGAAAACATACCTTTATTTTACAAATCCAAAATCATTTGGAACTTTCCATACAAATGGACTAATTTCAAACTCTCAAAGGGTGAGCTGACTTGTATGGATCGTCATTTATTTATGAATATCTAATGAATTAGTGTTTAAGATTAACACTAgtagattattatatataagGTGATATTTACAGAGATAGTTGCAATTTAATTCTTATCTTTAAATCTTAGTATTATTCCAAATTAGATTCAATTTTCATAAAACTTCAACAACAACGTTGATTTATGGTTCTTAATTTGCTagtacaattttattttgtttgtgctTCAACTGTAGTAATTCTGGTgcaaattatatatatagagtaagCAGTTTCATTTTTAGAGTTGCACATTACTCTAAcagacatatatatatatatatatatatatatatatatatatatagggtcttgttaggttgagattttttagcttaattgagaattgagatgcattttcagccactcattttgaaatgtcaactacaagtagattatatcaactaagggtattatcgtcatttcatttcaataggcagaatatcaaatgtcaacaactcgtattaaaatgtcaacaactaaaaaaaattacttttttattttttttatttttttaaaatttttttaaaattttttaaaaaaaaaatttaaatttttttaattttttttaattttcacgcgatgtcaactacgatgtgtagcctgcacatcaaatgtcaatagccctgcacatcaaatgtcaatagcctgcacatcaaatgtcaacatgttatagttgacattatatgtgtataggtgatatgaatcgtatatgtagttgacattatatatgtgcagttgacatgaattgtatatgtagttgacattatatgtgtgtagttgacatgaattgtatatgtagttgacaaaaaaataaaaaaaaaaataaaaaatcgaaaaaaaatttaattttttttaaaaaataaaaaaatatttattaaataaaatgtatgatgaaattaccattctgccctttcacaattaattaatgtaaaaatattttccatgtggtaaattctggaccactcatttaataaaaatgagtggctaataatgcatctcaattctcaattaggctaaaaaatctcaattgatcacaaccctatatattta is part of the Salvia splendens isolate huo1 chromosome 6, SspV2, whole genome shotgun sequence genome and encodes:
- the LOC121806605 gene encoding transcription factor bHLH112-like translates to MEEEFQSVVCGGNWWNSPRNLFASSPCSVAVNDSAWLNPKTTNSISDDSASDGGSSVVLQEAPKPIHSTFHMMADEYWNQDLIHDSARSQQNYSHMLQPINTHSVANCQPLPPTTFPLSTASYSAEYDADSQPLVENSWSPPPNLRPSFPKQQIANNFHFINNTAFWNATAASSGQVRASFLPSSTPQLIPSALTKPKRNYQSFASKNATRKAADADAAATKDGNEQAFKRVRIETPSPMPTFKVRKEKLGDRVTALQQLVSPFGKTDTASVLHEAIDYIKLLHDQVTVLSTPYLKNGPPPLQCQQDQEELIKDLKSRGLCLVPISSTFPVATETTADFWTPTFGASFR